Below is a genomic region from Billgrantia tianxiuensis.
GAGCGCTACCAGTTGAATATTGCTCAGTGGCGGGTGCTGGCCTGGCTCAGCCACTGCGACGAGCTGACGGCGAAGAAGATCTGCGCCTACACCAACATGGACAAGGCCCGCGTCTCGCGGGCGATCCAGTCACTGGAGGAGCGAGGGCTGATCAGCCGCACGCCCGCTCCCGAGGACCAGCGCCAGCAGGATCTCCACCTCACCGCCGCCGGTCAGACGCTACTGGCCAAGCTGATTCCCGAGGCCCAGGCCTGGGAGGCGGAGCTGGTCGCGACTCTCACCGCCGGTGAGTATCGCGACCTGCTCAACGTGATGCGCAAGCTGGAGCGTCAGTTGGAGCGGATCGGGCAGTAACGGTTTCGGGTCGCTTCAAGCTCTTGCGGTGGCCTCTGCCTCGGCAGGGCTGGGCACGCGCCCGCCGATTCGGGCGGTGATCTCGGCGGCGGTCTCCCGCACCAGTGCGCCCAGCTCCGGCAGCCGCGCTTCGGGAATGCGTGCCACCGGGCCCGATACCGAAATGGCCGCCAGCGGCGTGCCGTGTTCGTCGTGCAGGCAGGCGGCTACGCAGTGCAGGCCGATGGCGTGCTCCTCGCGGTCGCAGGCAAAGCCCTGGCGCCGCACCTCGGCCAGATTGGCACGCAGCGCCTCGGGGGTATGCAGGGTATTGCGGGTGACTCGCGTGAGGCCGCGCTCGGCCAGCACCCGCTCGAACTCGTCGTCGGGCAGCCAGGCCATCAGCGCCTTGCCCACTCCCGAAGCGTGCAGCGGTGCGCGCGACCCGAGCCGGGTGATCATGCGCATCATCTGCGACGATTCGCTCTGGGCCAGGAATACCGCGGTGGCGCCGTCGCGAATGCCCAGGTTGGCGGTCTCGCCGGTCTCGGCGGTCAGGCGACGCAGGAAGGGGCGGCTGGTGGCGACGAAGTCGCGCGCCTCGAGAAAACTGTTGCCGATGCGGAAGGTCTTGACGTCGATCTTCCACACGCCAAGCTCTGCATCCTGGGTGATGAAGCCCTGCCCCTGCAGCGCCTGCAGCAGGCGATGGGTAGTGGAGGGTGCCAGATCGACCATCTCGGCCAGTTCGGACAGCGCCAGGCCACCCGGTGTGGCGGCCAGCCGCTCGAGCAGGTTGAGCCCGCGTACCAGCGATTGACTATGGCCGCTAGCGCTCTTGCCGGGGCCGGGCGGGCGCCCCGCCGTTCTGCGTTTGACTTCACTCACCTGCGTCATTCCTCTGCTTTGACCTGACAGCCTTTTCGAAGGCCAGCAACAGGATACCCGCTCGGCGCTGGCTTGTCTCGATTGCGGAAATACCTTCCACTCTTCTTTCGCAGGGAGGTCTTGCGCAGGACGGGATGGCTAGCGGTGGCGCCATTGGGGTTCCCGCTTGGCGATGAAGGCATCGATACCCTCGGCCACATCCTCGGCCATCATGTTGCAGGCCATGGTTTCGCCGGCCAGGGCGTAGGCTTCGCTCAGCGGCAGTTGCAGCTGACGCTGGAACAGCGCCTTGCCGGTGCGCAGTGCCACCGCGCTCTTGGCGCAGAGGCTGGCGGTGAGCTCATCGAGCACTTCGTCCAGGGCCTCGTCGTCGGCTACGCGATTGACCAACCCCCAGTCGAGTGCCTGATCGGCATCGATGAACTCGCCGGTGAAGAGCATTTCCATGGCGCGTTTGCGGCCGATGTTGCGCGACAGCGCCACCGCTGGGGTCGAGCAGAACAGCCCCACGTTGATGCCCGACACCGCGAATCGGGCCGAACGCGCTGCCACCGCCAGGTCGCAGCTGGCGACCAACTGGCAGCCAGCGGCGGTGGCCAATCCCTGGACTCGGGCGATTACCGGTACCGGCAGCTGGACGATGCGCTGCATGACCTCGCCGCAGCGGGCGAACAGCTCCTGGTAATAGGCCTTGTCGGGATTGGCGCGCATCTCCTTCAGATCATGCCCGGCGCAGAAGGCGCGCCCTTCGGCGGCGATCACCACGCAGCGCACCGAGTCCTCGTTGGCCAGGCGCGAGAGTTCGCCACCCAGTGCCTTGAGCACTTCTTCCGACAGTGCATTGAACTGGCGGGGACGGTTCAACGTGAGAGTGGCAACGCCGCGCTGGTCGCGACGAATCACCGGGCGTTCGTCGACGGTCGTATTCATTGTCGTATCCTGTAGAAACGTGCCCGCCACCAGCCTAGCCTGTCGCGCGCACAATTCGTCACCCCTGCGACCAAAGGCGGTATGCCACGCTGCCCGGATTCCGCCTAGCGAGAGCGAAGCATGAACGACTCACTTTCCGACCACGAGGCCCTGCATAAGGGCATGCCGCAGACCGGTAACCGGCTGCTGGCCGACGTCAGCCTGCCGGCCGCCGTGATCCACGAACCGGCGCTGGCCCATAACCTGGCCTGGATGCAGCGCTTCTGCGAAGACCATGGGGCGCGACTGGCCCCCCACGGCAAGACCACCATGTGCCCCGAGCTGTTCCATCGCCAGCTCGCTGCCGGCGCCTGGGGCATTACCCTGGCCACGGCTTCCCAGTGCCGGGCAGCCTTCCATCACGGTGTCAATCGCCTGATGCTGGCCAACCAGCTCGTTGGCGAGGCCAACATGGCCATCGTTGCGGGGCTGATCGAGGCCGGTGCCGACTTCTATTGCGTCGTCGACAGTGCGCGCAATGTCGATCAATTGGCACGCTACTTCACCGCCCGCGACCTGCGTCTCAAGGTGCTGATCGAACTCGGGGTGCCGGGCGGTCGCTGCGGCTGCCGCGATACCGACGAGGTGATGGCGCTGGCCGAACGTATCGACAGTGAGCAGGCTCTGGTGCTATCCGGCCTCGAGGGCTACGAGGGAGTGGTGCATGGAGGCGATCCCGAACGCGCCGTGCGGGCCTATGCCTGGCAACTGGTCGAGGCGGCCCAGGCATTGGAGCGCGACGCTCTGATCGAGAGTCCACAGCCGCTGATCACGGCGTCCGGTTCGGCCTGGTACGACCTGATTGCCGGGGTGTTCCGTGAAGCGCGATTGGGGTCGCAGTTCGTGCCGGTGTTGCGCCCTGGCTGCTACGTGGTGCACGACCACGGCATCTATCGCCAGGCTCAGCGTGAAGTCCTGGCGCGCCGTCCGGAGCTTGAGCGGGGACTCAAACCGGCGCTCGAGGTCTACGCCCAGGTGATCTCGTTGCCCGAGCCGGGGCTCGCCATCGTCGGCATGGGCAAGCGCGACGTCGGCCATGACCAGATGCCCGAACCGCTGCGGCGCTATCGCGAAGGCGACGAGCGCTTGCATCCGCTGTCAGTGGAGGGCTGGCAATTGACCAAGCTGATGGACCAGCACGCCTTCGTCAGGCTGCCCGAGGAGGACGAAGAACCCGCAAACGGCAACGGGCGGGTGCGAGTGGGCGACATCGTGGCTTTTGGCGTCTCCCACCCCTGCCTGACCTTCGACAAGTGGCGGCGGCTCTGTCGCGTCGATGAGCGGCTGGAGGTGGTAGAGGTAATGCAGACCTGTTTCTAGGTTCGGCATGGGAAGAGGCGGTGCTGGGCATACGGGTTGAAACCGCAGCTTCAGGATCGCTTCAGCTCGCGCTCGGCCTTCAGCCGCGTCAACCTGTCGCCGAACAGGTAGGCGCCGAGCGCTACCAGGATCAGCACGGCGCCTGCCAGCATCGAGGACGATGGCTGTTCCTGATTGAAGGTCATGCCCAGGCCCAGTGCCAGCACCGGTGTGATCAGCGTGACCAATGCCACGGTAGCCGCCGAGAGACGTGACAGAATCAGGAAGTAACAAAGGAAGCCCAGCAGCGAACCGAACAGCGCCAGGTAGATGACCGACCACAGGCCACGTGAGCTGAGCGGTACCGTCAAGGGCTCGCCGCTGGCCAGCCACAGCACGAGAAAGCACGGCAGGCTCAGGGCCAGGGCGCCCAAGGTCTGCTCCAGTGGGCCGAGACCGGCGGCTACACGCTGCACGGCGATGCCGCTGGCGCTGAAGAGGGTGACGGCGAGCAGCATCATCAGCAGAGCCGGCAACTGGTCGCTACCCAGTATCAGACTGTCGGCGAACACCACGGCCAGGCCCAGCACGCCGAGCGTGCAACCGAACCAGTGCCAGCGGCGCAGCTTCACGGCGCCGGGCAGCAGTTGCAGGATCAGCCCCGAGACCAGCGGTGCCATGCCGAATATCACCGACATCATGCCGGAGGGTAGCGTCATCGAGGCGTGATAGCTCAATGCCATGGCGCCAAACACCCCGGGAACCGCCGCTGCGTAGCTCTTCATGGCATGCTTGTCCCTACGCAGGTCACGGCGCATTGCCATCAGCACCACGAGCCCCGCCAGGAAGGCAAGCGCCATTCGTAACAGCACGCTGCCCACGGGGGCTCCCGCTTCGGCGCTCCACTTGATGGCCAGTGGCGTGGTAGCCCATACCAACACTACGATCAGGTAGGCGGCGGCAGTTGGCATGCGGTCTTCCTTGGCAAATGGAATGCGCGAGTGCGCTTCGAAGAATAATCATTAGCACAGCAATGGCTTCTACGTCGAACCGACAGGGGAGAAGCGAGGCCCTGCTGTGCCTGAACGAGCCATCATACGGGACGGGCGTGAACCGGGGCGTCATATCTGGCATCTTGCTTAGGGTGTCGCGCGGCCGTGTGTCACCCTTTTCTGCACGCAAGTCCTATACGCAAGCTCTGTACGCAAGTTATCTGCCGGGCGCGGGGATAGTATCCCTGCCGCTCCTGTCATGTCAGGCATGATCGACCGAGAGGTATCGATGAAAGACGCACAGTGTCTGGGTATCCTGCTACCCGAGGATGGTCCTCCCGATTACGAATGGTACGGTTTGGACCAGCGGGGCAAACCTGACGCCGATGAGTTGCCGACCATCGCCGTTGGCAAGGTCCTCAGCGATGGCCACCATGAACACACCGCCCTGATGGCGCTCGGCGCTACCGATCGCCTCGCTGCGGTGGGTGAGTCGCTGGTCAGGGACGCCGGGGCCCGGGCGGTCGTCTGGGCCTGTACCAGCGGCAGCTTCATCGGTGGGCTGGAGTGGTCCATTGCCCAGTCCCGCGAGCTTTCGCAATGGCTCGGTGTGCCCGTCACCAGTACCGCCATGGCGTTTTGTGCTGCCCTGGCCGCGCTCGATCAGCGCAGGGTCGACCTGCTGAGCCCCTATCCACCGGAAGTTACCGAACAGCTGGTGCAGTTCCTGCGTGACAGCGATGTGAAGGTGGATAACCTGCAGGCGCTGAACTGTCCCTACGCGGCCGACTCCCACCGGCTCGATATCGTCACGACAGTACGCGACTTCGCCAACGAACACGGGGCGTCGCGCAACCCCCTGCTGGTGCCCGATACGGCAATCAATACCCTCGAGCTGGTCGAGGCGATGCAGCGTGAAGCTGGCCGGATGGTGTTGACGGCGAATCAGGTGAGCCTGTGGGCGGGCCTGAGGTTGCTGGAACGTCGTGGTGGTCCGGCCCGCTACCTGCAGACGCTCACCGGGACCGACTTGCCGCACTCCTGACATCCCTCGCCAGCACCGAGTCGTGGCGCTGCCTGTAGGGCATAACCTGGGTTAGGAATTCATGAGAAGAGGTTCTGATATGTTCCAAACGGGGCGCGAACATCTGTCATTGGAGGATGAATGAGCGACGAACTGAGCGAGTTCGAGCGGAGCATCAAGCGCGAGATCGATGCCTTCATGAAGCCCGACAACGAGCCGTCGCCGTCGCGCGACCTGCTGGGCGATAAGAAGGACGAGCAAAAAAGTCGTGGCAAGAAGAAGAGTGCCGGCACGGAGGCGGCCGGGAAGTCTGCCCAGTCCTACAAGACCGGACACCTGGTCCGGCTCGCGGTGAGGACGCGCAAGCTGGAAGCCGATACCGTCTTCGAGCATCGCTCCACCAGCATCTCCAAATTGGAAGCCCAGCTCGAGGCCGAGAAGGCGGCCAAGCAGGCCGGCTTCCCGATCATCGGATACGTCATCGACATTCAGAGCCTGTAACGAGAGCCGCCGCGCCTAGGGCGCGACGGCTTGGAACGGCCTCGTCGAAGCGGGCGGTCACTCCTCGAAGTTGGTCTCGGAGTAGAGCACCCGTACACGCAGCGTGTGCTCGACCTGGCGCAGTGCCTCGAGTGCCTGGGGGCCGTAGGCCTTGTCCACGTCGATGACCACGTAGCCAACCTTCTCGTTGGTTTGCAGGTACTGGCCAGAGATGTTGATGTCGTTCTCGGACAGCACCCGGTTGATCTCGGAGAGCACGCCCGGCACGTTGTCGTGGATGTGCAGCACGCGATGCTTGTCCGGGTGAGCGGGCAGCGCCACCTCGGGGAAGTTGACCGAGGTGACGGTGGTGCCGTTGTCCGAGTAGGTGATCATCTTCTCGGAAACCTCGATGCCGATGTTCTCCTGGGCCTCGAGGGTGGAGCCGCCGATGTGCGGGGTGAGGATCACGTTGGGCAGGCCGCGCAGCGGGCTGACGAACTCCTCGTCGTTGCCCTTGGGCTCCACCGGGAAGACGTCGATGGCAGCGCCATAGAGACGGCCGGCCTGAAGCGCTTCGGCCAGGTCCTCGATCACCACCACGCTGCCGCGGGAGGCGTTGATCAGGATGCCGCTGGGCTTCATCAGCGCGAGCTGGTCCTTGGTGATCATCCACTTGGTGGAGGGCAGTTCGGGCACGTGCAGGCTGACCACGTCGGAGCGCGCCAGCAGCTCCTCGAGACTGGCTACCTGGTTGGCGTTGCCCATGCCGAGCTTGGTCACCACGTCGTAGAAGATGACGTTGAAGCCGAGTGACTCGGCCAGTACCGAGAGCTGGGCGCCGATGTTGCCGTAGCCGACGATGCCCAGGGTCTTGCCGCGGGCTTCGTGGGAGGCCTTGGCGCTCTTGAGCCAGCCGCCCTGGTGGGCGCGGGCATTCTTCTCGGGGATGCCGCGCAGCAGCATGATCGCCTCGGCCAGCACCAGCTCGGCCACCGAGCGGGTGTTGGAGTATGGCGCGTTGAATACCGGAATACCGCGCGCGAGCGCCGCGTTGAGGTCGACCTGATTGGTGCCGATGCAGAAACAGCCCACGGCGTTGAGCTTCTCGGCGGCGGCGAACACGCGCTCGTTGAGCTGGGTACGCGAGCGAATGCCGAGGAAGTGCACGTCGCGGATCTTCTCGATCAGCGTGGCTTCGTCGAGCGAGGTGGGTAGATGCTCGATGTTGGTGTAACCGGCATTCAGGAAATTGTCCACCGCGCTCTGGTGGACGCCCTCGAGCAGCAGGATCTTGATCTTGCTCTTGTCCAGGGACGTTTTGGCCATGGTCGAATCAACCCCTTCTAGGTGCGGCGCGTGCGGGAAACAGGGCGCTCATGTTAACACAACCGCTACGCGCGAAGATGAAAATGCTGCGTCGCGAAGATGAGCGAGCTGCACGTTGCGCGACGCAGGCAGACGACCCCTGGGGCAGTGCGTATAGGGCAGTGCGTGTATACTGTGCCTCCTGAAAACAGCGGCGACGAGCTAGAGGTGTCATGGCCGAACGTGACGAGCAGGTGGCAGGCGAGACGGCGAGCGAAGATGCCGAGATCGACTTCGCCGCCACCGTGGAGAGACTGGAGCGGTTGGTGGAGCAGCTGGAGTCCGGTGACCTGTCGCTGGAGGGCTCGCTCGCCGCGTTCGAGCAGGGCGTACGCCTGACCCGTGATGCCCAGCGTCGCCTGGACGAGGCCGAGCTGCGGGTACGCACTTTGATCGAACGTCCCGACGGCAACATCGATTTCGCCCCCTTCGACACCCCGGCAGGAGAGGACGAGAGTGAACGCTGACTCGCTCGCGGCCCATCTGGCCGCCGACCGGGCGCGCGTCGACGCTTGCCTGGCCAGGTTGTTCGAGACGCGCCAGCCGCCGGCGCCGCGGCTGGAGGCGGCCATGCGCCACGGGCTGCTGGTGGGCGGCAAGCGCTTGCGTCCGCTGCTGGTCTACCTTGCCGGGCGCGCGTTGGGCGCGAGCGACGAGGCACTCGACGCTCCGGCGGCAGCCATCGAGCTGATCCATGCCTATTCGCTGGTACATGACGACCTGCCGGCCATGGACGACGACGACTTGCGCCGCGGCCAGCCCACGGTGCATCGCGCCTTCGACGAGGCCACGGCGATACTCGCCGGCGATGCGCTGCAGACACTGGCCTTCGAAGTGCTCGCCCGTGCCGCCCATCCACGCCTGCCGGCACTGATGCTGACGCTGGCCACCGCCGCCGGGCGCGATGGCATGGTCGGTGGTCAGGCGCTGGACCTGGCCGCCGTTGGCGGCCACCCTGACGTGGAAGCCTTGGCCACCATGCATGGGCACAAGACCGGCGCGCTGATCCGTGCTGCCGTGCGCATGGGGGCGTTGACCGCCGTGGCCGAGCACGATCCCCGCGTCGAAGCGCTGGATCGCTACGCCGCAGCGCTCGGCCTGGCCTTTCAGATTCACGACGACGTTCTCGACGTCACCGGCGATACCCGGACTCTGGGCAAGACTTCGGGCGCCGACGCCGCGCGCGACAAGCCGACCTATCCGGCGCTGCTGGGCCTCGAGGGGGCCCGGGGCAAGGCCAGCGAGCTCACCGACGAGGCCCTGCTGGCCCTGGCGCCGCTGGGCGAGGCGGGCAAACCGCTGGCACAGCTGGCCCGATACATGATCGAGCGCGACCACTAGCCACACGGCATGACAGCCAGGACGACCGAACCGCACATGAAGCTCTACGATGTAATTCCTGTCGAGCGCCCGCTGACCCCGCTGCTCGATTCGCTGGACACGCCGGCGGCACTGCGGGCCATGACGAACGCCCAGCTACTGCAGGTGGCCGACGAGCTGCGCGCTTACCTGCTCTACAGCGTGGGCCGCAGCGGTGGCCACTTCGGCGCCGGCCTGGGCGTGGTGGAACTCACCGTGGCGCTGCACCATGCGCTGGAGACGCCCCACGACCGACTGGTGTGGGATGTCGGTCACCAGGCCTATCCGCACAAGATCCTCACCGGCCGGCGCGAGGCAATGCCCAGCATTCGCCAGTACGGCGGTCTGGCCGCCTTCCCGCGGCGCGCCGAGTCGCCTTACGACACCTTCGGCGTGGGACATTCCAGCACCTCGATCTCGGCGGCGCTGGGCATGGCCCTGGCCAGCGCGACCCGTGGCGACAGGCGCCGGGTCTGCGCGGTGATCGGCGACGGCGCGCTGACCGCCGGCATGGCCTTCGAGGCGTTGGCCCATGCCGGCCATCTGGATGCCAACCTGCTGGTGGTGCTCAACGACAATGAGATGTCGATCTCCGAGAACGTCGGAGGGATTGCCAGCTATCTCGCAGGCATCCTGTCGAGCAAGCCTTATCTCACCTTCCGCGAAGAGGGCAAGCGAGTGCTCTCCCGCCTGCCTGGCGCGCTGGAGCTGGCGCGGCGCACCGAAGAACATATGAAGGGCATGGTCAGCCCGGCCACGCTGTTCGAGGAGATGGGCTTCAACTACATCGGTCCGCTCGATGGCCACGACCTGCCCACGCTGATCCAGACCCTGCGCAATATCCGCGACCTCGATGGCCCACAGTTCCTCCACGTGAAGACCCGCAAGGGGCGTGGCTTCCTCCCCGCCGAGGCCGACCCCATCGGCTATCACGCCATCACCAAGCTGGAAAAGAGTGAACCGGAGAAGAACGTCGAGGCGCCGCTCAGCAAGCCCGCCGCACCGATCAGGAAGAAATTGAGCGATTCAATGCGCCCGCAGCCGCGCAAGTATTGCAACGTCTTTGGCCAGTGGCTGTGCGACATGGCCGCTGCCGACGAGCGGTTGATCGGCATCACCCCGGCGATGCGCGAAGGCTCCGACCTGATCCGCTTCTCCAAGGAGTACCCTGAGCGCTACTACGACGTGGCCATCGCCGAGCAGCACGCGGTGACGCTGGCCGCCGGCATGGCTTGCGAGGCGATGAAGCCGGTGGTGGCGATCTACTCCACCTTCCTGCAGCGCGGCTACGATCAGCTGATCCACGACGTGGCGGTACAGGAGCTCGACGTCACCTTCGCCATCGACCGCGCCGGCCTGGTGGGCGAGGATGGCCCCACCCACCACGGCAGCATGGACCTCTCCTACCTGCGCTGTGTACCGGGCATGGTGATCCTGGCGCCGGCCGACGAGGCGGAATGCCGTGCCATGCTCAGCGCCGCCTATCACTATCCGGGCCCCGCCGCGGTGCGCTATCCCCGTGGCAATGGGCCGGGGGTCGAGGTGCCTCGGCACCTCGAGCCGCTGGAGATCGGCAAGGCCGAGCTGCGACGCGAGAGCGGCGCCGAGCCGGGCAAGCGGGTCGCCCTGCTGGCTTTCGGCAGCCTCAACGGCCCTGCCGCCAAGGTTGCCGAGGCCCTCGACGCCACACATCTCAACATGCGCTCGGTGAAGCCGCTGGACCGCGAGGCGATCCTGGCCGCCGCCGCCGACCACGAGCTGCTGGTCACCCTGGAGGAGAACGTAGTGGCCGGCGGCGCCGGCAGCAGCGTGAACGAGCTGCTCGCCGCCGAAGGCGTACAGGTCGCCTTGCTCAACCTGGGCCTGCCCGACGCCTTCGTCGAGCACGGCAAGCCCGCCGAGCTGTTGACCGAATGCGGCCTGGATGCGGCTGGCATCGAGGCGTCGATTCGCGCCCGCCTCGCCTGATCCCACCTCGCCTGTCCCCTCTACCGGCCGGGCATTGCCCGGCCGAATTCTGTCAGCCGTTGCAGCTGGCGTTTTTCATGCCCGCAAGTCCTTACTCGATTCGCCGACCGAGGCAATTGGCGTATCTGCTTGCCCTATATTTCTTATATTCCTGTAGCTAATTTCCTACACGGTTTGTAAGACATTGCCGATAGGGCATGTCGCTTTATGCTGACGTGGTCTCGACAATCCGCACCGTTCCGGCGCTGCCGGCGGAATCGTGTAAGCCTGTGCCACGTGATGTCATGGCTTTGTAACTGGAAGGCGGGGAATTGAGCCGTTTGGCACGTGCTGCCCATCTGATTACCCTCACGCCTCACGAGCAAGGGGATAACGCTTCTTACCTACCGCCGAACGCATCTGCCTGAGGACACCGGGCCGATGCGGGTGGGTCGTGGGGCGTTGCCGGTAAAGCTAAAGCATAGCGATTTCGAGCATAGCGATTCCAACAGGGCGGCCACCAGGGGGCTTCAGCATGGCGAAGGAAGGAACCGTTGCGCCAAAAGAGCGCATCAACATCAAGTACGTGCCGGCCACCGGCGATCAGCAGGCGGAAACCGAACTGCCGCTCAAGCTGTTGGTGGTAGGCGATTTCAAGGGCGGTGCCGAGGCCACGCCGATCGAGGCGCGGGAAAAGGTCTCGGTGGACAAGAACAATTTCCAGTCGGTGATGCGTGAAGCCGGCCTGGAGTTGACGACCAGCGTGCCCAATCGCCTGGAAGAGGGCGAGGAAGCCGGTGATCTGGCGGTCAATCTCAAGTTCAAGTCGCTCGAGGATTTTACGCCCGACAGCGTGGCGCGCCAGGTGCCGGAGCTGAGCAAGCTGGTCGCACTGCGCGAGGCGCTGGTCGCTCTCAAGGGGCCGCTTGGCAACGTGCCGGCTTTCCGTGACCAGTTGCAGAAGTTGATGGAAAGCGAAGAGGCGCGGGCCCAACTGCTCTCCGAGCTCGAACTGCTGGATTCGCAGGACGACTCCCGCGACTGACGCACCCATGACAACGCACCACGGCGACGCCGAGCCATAGTGCGGCGTGCGCCGGGCAGGCAAAGGATTCGAGGCACCGACAATGAGCGATATGGCACAAGCGCAGGGACAGGCCGCCGAGGCCCAGGCCGAGGGCTCCCTTCTCGATCAGGTAATGGCGCAGACCCGCATGGCGCCGACCGAGGAGGGCTACGACATCGCCAAGCAGGGCGTGGCGGCTTTCATCGCCGAACTGCTGCAGAGCAAGGATGATGCTCCGCAGGTCAACAAGGCGGTGGTCGACC
It encodes:
- the tssB gene encoding type VI secretion system contractile sheath small subunit — encoded protein: MAKEGTVAPKERINIKYVPATGDQQAETELPLKLLVVGDFKGGAEATPIEAREKVSVDKNNFQSVMREAGLELTTSVPNRLEEGEEAGDLAVNLKFKSLEDFTPDSVARQVPELSKLVALREALVALKGPLGNVPAFRDQLQKLMESEEARAQLLSELELLDSQDDSRD
- a CDS encoding MarR family winged helix-turn-helix transcriptional regulator, which translates into the protein MNMEENRAGLAREGEESLVEPSTKQELDLNQFLPYRLNSLADRISQALAELYEERYQLNIAQWRVLAWLSHCDELTAKKICAYTNMDKARVSRAIQSLEERGLISRTPAPEDQRQQDLHLTAAGQTLLAKLIPEAQAWEAELVATLTAGEYRDLLNVMRKLERQLERIGQ
- the serA gene encoding phosphoglycerate dehydrogenase, with the translated sequence MAKTSLDKSKIKILLLEGVHQSAVDNFLNAGYTNIEHLPTSLDEATLIEKIRDVHFLGIRSRTQLNERVFAAAEKLNAVGCFCIGTNQVDLNAALARGIPVFNAPYSNTRSVAELVLAEAIMLLRGIPEKNARAHQGGWLKSAKASHEARGKTLGIVGYGNIGAQLSVLAESLGFNVIFYDVVTKLGMGNANQVASLEELLARSDVVSLHVPELPSTKWMITKDQLALMKPSGILINASRGSVVVIEDLAEALQAGRLYGAAIDVFPVEPKGNDEEFVSPLRGLPNVILTPHIGGSTLEAQENIGIEVSEKMITYSDNGTTVTSVNFPEVALPAHPDKHRVLHIHDNVPGVLSEINRVLSENDINISGQYLQTNEKVGYVVIDVDKAYGPQALEALRQVEHTLRVRVLYSETNFEE
- a CDS encoding amino acid deaminase; amino-acid sequence: MNDSLSDHEALHKGMPQTGNRLLADVSLPAAVIHEPALAHNLAWMQRFCEDHGARLAPHGKTTMCPELFHRQLAAGAWGITLATASQCRAAFHHGVNRLMLANQLVGEANMAIVAGLIEAGADFYCVVDSARNVDQLARYFTARDLRLKVLIELGVPGGRCGCRDTDEVMALAERIDSEQALVLSGLEGYEGVVHGGDPERAVRAYAWQLVEAAQALERDALIESPQPLITASGSAWYDLIAGVFREARLGSQFVPVLRPGCYVVHDHGIYRQAQREVLARRPELERGLKPALEVYAQVISLPEPGLAIVGMGKRDVGHDQMPEPLRRYREGDERLHPLSVEGWQLTKLMDQHAFVRLPEEDEEPANGNGRVRVGDIVAFGVSHPCLTFDKWRRLCRVDERLEVVEVMQTCF
- a CDS encoding IclR family transcriptional regulator domain-containing protein translates to MSEVKRRTAGRPPGPGKSASGHSQSLVRGLNLLERLAATPGGLALSELAEMVDLAPSTTHRLLQALQGQGFITQDAELGVWKIDVKTFRIGNSFLEARDFVATSRPFLRRLTAETGETANLGIRDGATAVFLAQSESSQMMRMITRLGSRAPLHASGVGKALMAWLPDDEFERVLAERGLTRVTRNTLHTPEALRANLAEVRRQGFACDREEHAIGLHCVAACLHDEHGTPLAAISVSGPVARIPEARLPELGALVRETAAEITARIGGRVPSPAEAEATARA
- a CDS encoding enoyl-CoA hydratase → MNTTVDERPVIRRDQRGVATLTLNRPRQFNALSEEVLKALGGELSRLANEDSVRCVVIAAEGRAFCAGHDLKEMRANPDKAYYQELFARCGEVMQRIVQLPVPVIARVQGLATAAGCQLVASCDLAVAARSARFAVSGINVGLFCSTPAVALSRNIGRKRAMEMLFTGEFIDADQALDWGLVNRVADDEALDEVLDELTASLCAKSAVALRTGKALFQRQLQLPLSEAYALAGETMACNMMAEDVAEGIDAFIAKREPQWRHR
- a CDS encoding DMT family transporter, which codes for MPTAAAYLIVVLVWATTPLAIKWSAEAGAPVGSVLLRMALAFLAGLVVLMAMRRDLRRDKHAMKSYAAAVPGVFGAMALSYHASMTLPSGMMSVIFGMAPLVSGLILQLLPGAVKLRRWHWFGCTLGVLGLAVVFADSLILGSDQLPALLMMLLAVTLFSASGIAVQRVAAGLGPLEQTLGALALSLPCFLVLWLASGEPLTVPLSSRGLWSVIYLALFGSLLGFLCYFLILSRLSAATVALVTLITPVLALGLGMTFNQEQPSSSMLAGAVLILVALGAYLFGDRLTRLKAERELKRS
- a CDS encoding exodeoxyribonuclease VII small subunit encodes the protein MAERDEQVAGETASEDAEIDFAATVERLERLVEQLESGDLSLEGSLAAFEQGVRLTRDAQRRLDEAELRVRTLIERPDGNIDFAPFDTPAGEDESER
- the ispA gene encoding (2E,6E)-farnesyl diphosphate synthase gives rise to the protein MNADSLAAHLAADRARVDACLARLFETRQPPAPRLEAAMRHGLLVGGKRLRPLLVYLAGRALGASDEALDAPAAAIELIHAYSLVHDDLPAMDDDDLRRGQPTVHRAFDEATAILAGDALQTLAFEVLARAAHPRLPALMLTLATAAGRDGMVGGQALDLAAVGGHPDVEALATMHGHKTGALIRAAVRMGALTAVAEHDPRVEALDRYAAALGLAFQIHDDVLDVTGDTRTLGKTSGADAARDKPTYPALLGLEGARGKASELTDEALLALAPLGEAGKPLAQLARYMIERDH
- the dxs gene encoding 1-deoxy-D-xylulose-5-phosphate synthase; this translates as MKLYDVIPVERPLTPLLDSLDTPAALRAMTNAQLLQVADELRAYLLYSVGRSGGHFGAGLGVVELTVALHHALETPHDRLVWDVGHQAYPHKILTGRREAMPSIRQYGGLAAFPRRAESPYDTFGVGHSSTSISAALGMALASATRGDRRRVCAVIGDGALTAGMAFEALAHAGHLDANLLVVLNDNEMSISENVGGIASYLAGILSSKPYLTFREEGKRVLSRLPGALELARRTEEHMKGMVSPATLFEEMGFNYIGPLDGHDLPTLIQTLRNIRDLDGPQFLHVKTRKGRGFLPAEADPIGYHAITKLEKSEPEKNVEAPLSKPAAPIRKKLSDSMRPQPRKYCNVFGQWLCDMAAADERLIGITPAMREGSDLIRFSKEYPERYYDVAIAEQHAVTLAAGMACEAMKPVVAIYSTFLQRGYDQLIHDVAVQELDVTFAIDRAGLVGEDGPTHHGSMDLSYLRCVPGMVILAPADEAECRAMLSAAYHYPGPAAVRYPRGNGPGVEVPRHLEPLEIGKAELRRESGAEPGKRVALLAFGSLNGPAAKVAEALDATHLNMRSVKPLDREAILAAAADHELLVTLEENVVAGGAGSSVNELLAAEGVQVALLNLGLPDAFVEHGKPAELLTECGLDAAGIEASIRARLA